The window ttttgagaaacatcatttattaactctaatatttgtttctgcttttttctttaataaaaatttctgggaaaaaaacaataaatggcaGAATTTTTACAATTCAATTAAATCAGCAATCGGGGGCAATTcatagctttttctttctttcttttgagacagtctcactctgtcgcccaggctgagtgcagttgcaagatcaCAGCTccctacagcctcaacctcctagtctcaagcaatcctcccttctcagctgctcaagtatctgggaccacaggcatgtgaaaccacacccagctaatttttttttattaatttgtagagacgaggtctcacttcagcccaggctggtctcgaactcctgagctcaagcaatcctcttgtctcagcctctcaaaatgttgggattacaggcatgagccattgtgcctggtcaTAGCTTTAAATACTTTATgtaaataatgagaataaaaataagtgggccgggctgggcgtggtggctcaggcctgtaatcccagcactttgagaggccaaagcgggtggatcgtttgaagccaggagttttgagaccagcctggccaacatgatgaaaccctatttctactaaaaattcaaaaattagctggtcatggtggcggacacctgtagttccagctattcaggaggctgaggcaggagaatcgcttgaagccagggggcagaggttgaagtgaactgagatcgcaccactgcactccagcctgggggacagagcgagactctgtctcaaaaataaataaataagggcggggcgcagtggctcatgcctgtaatcccagcactttggaaggccgaggcaggcggatcacgaggtcaggagatcgagaccatcctggctaacacggtgaaaccccgtctctactaaaagtacaaaaaaattagccgggcatggtggtgggtgcctgtagttccagctactcgggaggctgaggcaggagaatggcgtgaacccgggaggcggagcttgcagtgagctgagatcacgccactgcactccagcctgggcaacagagcaaaactccatctcaaaaaaaataaaaataaaataaataaataaataaataaagcaagccGGGaccgtggctcacgcttgtaatcccagcactttgagaggccgaggtgggcggatcacgaggtcaagagattgagaccatcctggccaacatggtgaaaccctgtctctactaaaaatacacaaattagccgggtgtggtggcatgggcctgtagtcccagctacttgggaggctgaggcaggagaatcgcttgaactcaggaggcggaggttgcagtgagccgagatcatgccactgcactccagcctgagtgacagaatgagactatctcaaataaataaattaattaaattaaataagtgggccaggcgaggtggttcatggctgtggtcccagcactttgggaggccaaggcaggtggatcacctgaagccaggagttcgagaccagcctggccaacatggcaaaaccctatttcaactaaaaatacaaaaattaggccgggtgtggtggctcaagcctttaatcccagcactttgggaggccgaggtgggcggatcacctcaggtcaggagttcgagaccagcctgaccaacatggagaaaccacatctctactaaaaatacaaaaaattagccagacgtggtggcacatgcctgtaatcccacctactcgggaggctaaggcaggagaattgcttgaacccgggaggcggaagttgtggtgagctgagatgatgccattgcactccagcctgggcaacaagagcaaaactctgcctgaaaaaaaaaaaaattagctggacatggtggcaggcgcctgtagtcccagctacttgggaggctgaggcatgagattcaCCTTGAAATACCAGAATtgccttgaacctgggaggtggaggttgcagtaatgagccaagattgtgccactgcactcccacctgggtgacagagtgagactttgtctcaaaaaaaaaaaaaaaaaaaaaaaaaagtaaaatgagtgaattattcaactcaaaaaagaaagtaaaccaaaaaatggaaggaaataaaaataaaatcccccAAATCCTAGACCGTTATTAAGTCAAATGTTGACAAGGTAGAAGCCAAGTGCTACATTATTATTCTCCTAGATTAACTCCTGGATTTAGACTGCCATGGGATGATGAGATCCTGGAACAATCTTGGATTCCACGACTTCTGATATGAAGTACGGAGTGACAATCTCTTCAGGTGGCCCAGGTATTTTAACCAGAGATAGCACAGAGGTGTAGTTTTTCTATATGGATCTTCAAAAATACTTTAATTTAGCAATCCATCACGCAGCATGAGGGGCAGTTATTTGTGCAGCTTGATCCTTGCTAGTAATTAAAACTATGGGGTGAACTATGCCAAAAATGACCTACATAGTTACTATagttacatgaaaattaaagctAAAGTTAAAACACAAtatgctggccgggcacagtggctcacgcctgtaatcccagcactttgggaggccgaggcgggcagatcacgaggtcaggagatagagaccatcctggctaacacggtgaaaccccgtctctactaaacaaaatacaaacaattagccaggcatggttgcgggagcctgtagtcccagctactcaggaggctgaggcaggagaatggcgtgaacccaggaggcggagcttgtagtgagccgatatctccccactgcactcctgaacgacagagtgagattgcatctcaaaaaaaaaaaacaaaaaaaactcaatatGCAAAAGTCAGCAGGGTTATACTAATCTCAGCAAATTAAGATTGTACGTTTACCAATGTTTAGTATTCAGAGTAGTTTATTTCCTGAAATCTTATATACCATcttcaatttcaatttttatttgacaGATATTAAAAGCTGatcaggaaaaatatttataataaatgaaaagaaagcataCATCATAATATATACAATGACttgattttataaaacaaaatataatatagcCATATTGTATACATCAAAATGTTTACAGTGATAACAAGTCCTTGGAGGCAAAAATCCTTGTCTTACTCATCTTTATGGTCCCATATTATAGcagagtgcttggcacagagtagatgTTAAGTAAGTGTTTATTGTAAAAATGGAAGTGAATAATGtatgtcttcaaaaaaaaagatacccaGTCAAGTAAATATATGAAACTTTAATATGTTTGCATCTGAAACATACAAAAGCCTAAAGATAAAGTCAATATCTAACTAAAATTCTCTAATGTATCTTCATTATTATAAAGTTAAGTCTTTAGTCAAAAATTCAGCTCTAAAAATACAGTCTCAAAAAATCACATATCTACATATAATACTAAGACAAGTAAAttgtcggccaggcacagtggctcacgcctgtaatcccagcactttagaaggccaagacaggtggatcgcctgaggtcaggagttggagaccagcctggccaacacggtgaaaccctgtcattactaaaaatgcaaaaattagccgggtgtggtggcgggcacctgtagtcccacctacttgggaggctgaggcaggagaattgcttgaacctgggaggcggaggttgcggtgagccgagatcacgccattgcactccagtctaggtgacaagagtgaaactccatctcaaaaaaacaaaacaaacacaaaaacaaaacaagtaaatcATCTTAAGCtgcatcgtcatcatcatcatccactGCAGCGTAAATGGCTTGATTCCtcctcttaattttctttctttgttcaggTTCATGTTCATCACTCAGCCTCTTCAATGGCACCTTGGTTAAGTCCTCTCCATTCCCTGACTCCACAGTCCCACCAGGTTTCCCCTCTCTATCAATTGTGGAATCCACCGTATCATCAGAAGATACAATCATAGAGCCTGGCAAGATCCTGACATCAGAGAAACTTGCAGAAAACTCAGAAGCTTGATCAGAAGGTTCTACCGATGGTGTATTCATGCCACTATGTGCACTTACAATActatcttcatcttcttcttcatctAACATTATTTCATCTGGATTAATAGAAGACAGAGCAGATGTGTCTGTATTATATTCACTCTGGTCTTCTCCAGAGTCATTACTCTCCACATCATCCTGTTCTTCATATTCACCACACACATGATGTTCTTCCTTGGACTTCTGAAGCCTAACATTGATGTCTATGATGCCAAGTTGGGCACAAAATTCAGTTGTCTGAGGATTGATCCTATGAATCAGCTGCATTTGTGTCTGTGGCTTGCTAGGATCATAACAAGCAGCTGTTACACTAAAGTTACATGGAACCTTGAGATCATGATTCAATTTTTCCAATACTTCTTTCATACCTTCTTCTGTTGCACTATAATCCCACCTATAAAAGTACAAAACAAtagctttttacattttatcagCTCTAAACAATAAATGATGAAATCTAATTACAGACTTCAGGTGCAAGGATAAAAAATAAGCCATCTatcaaaattccatttttaaagttaGAGTTAATTTAGCAAAGgaccatttagaaaaaaaaataattcttagaaaAAGCCATCTTTAACTCATACTCCAAAACAATTTTAATGTGTGGACTATATCTTCACCATATCATGGTTTTATGTACACTTATTCACTTATAAATTTATTTGAGGTAATGCTCAACAGTCCATTTTCCTGTCTCTTTTAGATGGAAAACCTGCAAACTTTGAATTGTTCtgacattcattcaacaataattCCCTTGATTAAAAACAAAGGTGGAGGCCAGAtacagcagctcacgcctgtaatcccagtactttgggaggccgagggaggtggatagcttgagctcaggagttcaagaccaacctaggcaacatgggaaagccccatctctaccaaaaataccaaaaaattagctgggcatggtggtgcatgcctgtggtcccagctactctgggggcagaggtgggaggatccctttagcccaggaggcagaggatgcagtgagccaagatccaagatcacaccactgcagtccagtttggataacagagctagaccctgtttcaaaacaaaacaaaacaaaggtggGAGATATAAAAATTATGCATGCAATGGAAAAAGCAGGTCCTAAATAAAGTCTGACTTACCTTGCATGCAGGCCATTATTTTCTGGCATATTCCACAGGCGCCCAGTCACATTAATAAGATCATCCGTAGCCCTGAGAATAGTGAGCCATTCAATATCATATTCCAAGTAATCAGGAGCACTGGGGTCATGTTCTATCTCTAATATCTACAGGATGAAATCAAtgttaagaaatacatatatatttgtaacaGTCTAATcactttaatataatttaataaaataaaaaggaatttaatttaaatttaatttcaattatttaattttaaatcaatccatttaattttaaattaataagtaaGATACCCCCAAAGAATTCTCAGAATACATAAAttacaaacagaacaaaaaaattccgaaaggaaaattatatttttttaagtctctggAAGAGTACAACTATATTATAAAGCCACTTCACTCTTCTTACCTGAAGAAAATCTCTATGTGGTAAGCATTTGTCCAAGGCTAAAAATTTGGTTGCTCTGGCTGTCTGTCCTTTATCCTTTGCCTGGACAATATGAATCATGATttaagaaagaatgttaaaacaACCACAGGTAATTCTTCATACACGGAATAGGATGAAAATAATCTTTATCACACATACCCCTAAGTTGTGTGTCAAAGGAATGACTGTTACTTTTCCAAAATTAAGTTAATTCTATACCCACTTGTGTGATAAAAGAGAAGGCATTTAACTTCTCAGACCTTCAATTTCCATACAAAATTCAAGGCAAAaactaatgatgatgatgatgttaacTCAAAGCATTGAACACACATAAATCAAAGCATATAACCCAAGGattaaagat is drawn from Homo sapiens chromosome 3, GRCh38.p14 Primary Assembly and contains these coding sequences:
- the DBR1 gene encoding lariat debranching enzyme, with product MRVAVAGCCHGELDKIYETLALAERRGPGPVDLLLCCGDFQAVRNEADLRCMAVPPKYRHMQTFYRYYSGEKKAPVLTLFIGGNHEASNHLQELPYGGWVAPNIYYLGLAGVVKYRGVRIGGISGIFKSHDYRKGHFECPPYNSSTIRSIYHVRNIEVYKLKQLKQPIDIFLSHDWPRSIYHYGNKKQLLKTKSFFRQEVENNTLGSPAASELLEHLKPTYWFSAHLHVKFAALMQHQAKDKGQTARATKFLALDKCLPHRDFLQILEIEHDPSAPDYLEYDIEWLTILRATDDLINVTGRLWNMPENNGLHARWDYSATEEGMKEVLEKLNHDLKVPCNFSVTAACYDPSKPQTQMQLIHRINPQTTEFCAQLGIIDINVRLQKSKEEHHVCGEYEEQDDVESNDSGEDQSEYNTDTSALSSINPDEIMLDEEEDEDSIVSAHSGMNTPSVEPSDQASEFSASFSDVRILPGSMIVSSDDTVDSTIDREGKPGGTVESGNGEDLTKVPLKRLSDEHEPEQRKKIKRRNQAIYAAVDDDDDDAA